One region of Flavobacterium sp. KACC 22763 genomic DNA includes:
- a CDS encoding magnesium chelatase, with translation MEINTIKTLGQLKAAGYKSTSIKDELRNNLREKIKSGKPVFEGVHGFENTVIPELERAILSRHNINLLGLRGQAKTRLARKMVELLDEYIPFVEGSEINDDPLNPISRFAKDLISEKGDETPISWLHRSERFFEKLATPDVTVADLIGDVDPIKAANLKLSYADDRVIHFGMIPRANRCIFVINELPDLQARIQVALFNILQEGDIQIRGFKLRMPLDMQFVFTANPEDYTNRGSIVTPLKDRIGSQILTHYPESIEIARTITEQESKLDQNQTDVVYVPSLARDILEQISFEARESEYIDNKSGVSARMSITAFENLISTAERRALISGVDKTTLRLSDFVGIIPAITGKVELVYEGEQEGADVVAESLIGSAIRTLFPEYFPKIEKLEKPDEKTPYSDIVEWFFAESGFELLDDASDKEYKSILDEVAPLDDLLKKYQPQLAKEDVYFMKEFILWGLVEYRKLSKDRFAKGNQFRDIYGSYISKF, from the coding sequence ATGGAAATAAATACTATAAAGACATTAGGTCAATTAAAAGCCGCTGGATATAAAAGTACAAGCATTAAAGATGAGTTGCGAAATAATCTTCGTGAAAAAATCAAATCGGGAAAACCTGTTTTTGAAGGCGTTCATGGATTTGAGAATACTGTAATTCCAGAATTGGAACGCGCAATTCTATCTCGTCATAATATTAATTTGCTTGGACTTCGCGGACAGGCAAAAACACGTTTGGCACGCAAAATGGTCGAATTATTAGACGAATATATTCCGTTTGTGGAAGGTTCAGAGATTAATGACGATCCGTTAAATCCGATTTCTCGTTTTGCGAAGGATTTAATTTCTGAAAAAGGAGATGAAACACCAATTTCGTGGTTGCACAGAAGTGAACGTTTCTTCGAAAAATTGGCAACTCCAGATGTAACGGTTGCCGATTTAATTGGTGATGTTGACCCAATTAAAGCTGCAAATTTAAAGCTGTCTTATGCAGACGATCGTGTAATACACTTCGGAATGATTCCGAGAGCGAATCGCTGTATTTTTGTTATTAATGAATTGCCAGATTTGCAAGCCAGAATTCAAGTAGCGTTATTCAATATATTGCAGGAAGGTGATATTCAGATTAGAGGTTTCAAATTGAGAATGCCTTTAGATATGCAATTTGTTTTCACTGCAAATCCAGAAGATTATACCAACAGAGGAAGTATTGTAACACCTTTAAAAGATAGAATTGGTTCTCAAATTTTAACGCATTATCCAGAAAGCATTGAAATTGCCAGAACGATTACAGAGCAGGAATCTAAATTAGATCAAAATCAGACCGATGTTGTGTATGTTCCGAGTTTAGCGAGAGATATTTTAGAACAAATTAGTTTTGAAGCTCGTGAAAGCGAATACATCGATAATAAAAGTGGTGTGAGCGCGAGAATGAGTATTACGGCGTTTGAAAATTTAATTAGTACAGCAGAACGCCGAGCTTTAATTTCTGGAGTTGATAAAACTACATTACGTTTATCAGACTTTGTGGGAATCATTCCAGCAATTACAGGAAAAGTAGAATTGGTTTATGAAGGAGAGCAGGAGGGAGCCGATGTTGTAGCTGAAAGCCTGATTGGGTCTGCGATTCGAACATTATTCCCTGAATATTTTCCTAAAATAGAAAAGCTGGAAAAACCAGACGAAAAGACGCCATATTCTGATATTGTAGAATGGTTTTTCGCGGAAAGCGGTTTCGAATTATTAGATGATGCTTCAGATAAAGAATATAAAAGTATTTTGGATGAAGTAGCGCCTTTAGATGATTTATTGAAAAAATATCAGCCGCAATTGGCAAAAGAAGATGTGTATTTTATGAAAGAATTCATTCTTTGGGGATTGGTAGAATACAGAAAGTTGAGTAAAGACCGTTTTGCAAAAGGAAATCAGTTTAGAGATATTTACGGAAGCTATATCAGTAAATTCTAA
- a CDS encoding vWA domain-containing protein gives MKNEFKKGFYFKTYEAPFQSPFDKLFTIFKELITHTSGDFDEAINWLRELDKEYKLTDENYTIDDFIEDLKKKGYIKDEVKGDGSSGFGITAKTERAIRQQALDQIFGNLKKSGNGNHKTKYAGSGDEHTGEFREYNFGDSLERISLTESLRNAQVNNGVESFMLTENDLIVEDAQYKAQMSTVLMIDISHSMILYGEDRITPAKKVAMALAELITTRYPKDTLDILVFGNDAWTIPIKDLPYLQVGPYHTNTVAGLQLAMDILRRKRNTNKQIFMITDGKPSCVRERDGSYYMNSNGLDEYIVDKCYTQAQQARKLHIPITTFMIARDPYLQRFVNQFTEANQGKAFYTGIKGLGEMIFEDYEANRKKRIK, from the coding sequence ATGAAAAACGAATTTAAAAAAGGCTTTTATTTTAAGACTTACGAAGCTCCTTTTCAGTCTCCGTTTGACAAACTTTTTACGATTTTTAAAGAGTTGATCACTCATACTTCGGGTGATTTTGATGAAGCCATCAACTGGCTTCGGGAACTGGACAAAGAATACAAACTTACCGACGAAAATTATACTATTGACGATTTTATCGAGGACCTTAAGAAAAAAGGATACATAAAAGATGAAGTAAAAGGCGATGGAAGTTCTGGTTTTGGCATTACAGCAAAAACAGAAAGAGCGATCAGGCAGCAGGCTTTAGACCAGATTTTTGGAAACTTGAAAAAATCTGGAAACGGAAATCATAAAACAAAATACGCTGGAAGTGGCGATGAGCACACAGGAGAATTCCGTGAATATAATTTTGGTGACAGTCTAGAAAGAATTTCGTTAACTGAAAGTCTTCGAAATGCTCAGGTTAATAATGGTGTCGAAAGTTTTATGCTAACTGAAAACGATTTGATCGTAGAAGATGCTCAGTACAAAGCACAAATGAGCACGGTTTTAATGATCGATATTAGTCACAGTATGATTTTGTATGGCGAAGACCGAATTACGCCTGCAAAAAAAGTTGCCATGGCATTAGCTGAGTTAATCACAACAAGATACCCAAAAGATACGTTAGATATATTGGTTTTTGGTAATGATGCCTGGACAATTCCGATTAAAGATTTACCGTATTTGCAAGTTGGTCCGTATCATACCAATACGGTTGCTGGTTTGCAATTGGCGATGGATATTTTGCGCAGAAAGCGAAATACCAACAAGCAGATTTTTATGATTACGGATGGAAAGCCAAGTTGCGTTCGCGAACGTGATGGTTCTTATTATATGAATAGTAACGGTTTAGATGAATATATTGTCGATAAATGCTACACACAAGCGCAGCAGGCAAGAAAATTACACATTCCGATTACGACTTTTATGATTGCCAGAGATCCATATTTACAGCGTTTTGTGAATCAGTTTACAGAAGCCAATCAAGGAAAAGCATTTTATACCGGAATTAAAGGTTTGGGTGAAATGATTTTTGAAGATTACGAAGCGAATAGGAAGAAGAGGATTAAGTAG
- a CDS encoding YchJ family protein: MEKNQLMESKKCFCDSGLPFGNCCELYLSGNQKAPSALALMRSRYSAYATHNADYLMETTYVSERKYYSKPEILRWAVSNKWQKLEILSFTENTVEFKAYFLDSDNKPQVHYEFSTFKFENGAWYYLDGKFE; this comes from the coding sequence ATGGAGAAGAACCAGTTGATGGAGAGTAAAAAATGTTTCTGCGACTCAGGATTGCCTTTTGGAAATTGCTGTGAATTGTATTTAAGTGGTAATCAAAAAGCCCCTTCGGCATTAGCTTTAATGCGATCAAGATACTCGGCATATGCCACGCATAACGCCGATTATTTAATGGAAACGACTTATGTTTCAGAAAGAAAATATTATTCTAAACCTGAAATATTGAGATGGGCAGTTTCTAATAAATGGCAAAAACTTGAGATATTAAGTTTTACAGAAAACACAGTAGAATTCAAAGCTTACTTTTTAGATTCAGACAATAAACCACAAGTGCATTATGAATTTTCTACTTTTAAATTCGAAAATGGCGCTTGGTATTATTTGGACGGAAAGTTTGAATAA
- a CDS encoding KTSC domain-containing protein yields the protein MKKIVEYRKLLNVEKTAELKDLKTIYRNAMKESHPDKFVGNEAGLKEAEEKSKTIIEAYHFLVSIHPDTIKLNLPEYTETITTCSITDFKFVEGRLIIDFSNGSVYEYISVPKATYVKMVNADSPARFAKRHILNAFTWRKKTNQE from the coding sequence ATGAAAAAAATAGTTGAATACCGCAAGTTACTAAACGTAGAAAAAACTGCAGAGTTAAAAGATTTAAAGACAATTTATCGTAATGCGATGAAAGAATCTCATCCTGATAAATTTGTGGGAAATGAAGCTGGTTTAAAAGAAGCAGAAGAAAAAAGCAAAACGATTATCGAAGCTTACCACTTTTTAGTAAGTATTCACCCTGATACTATCAAACTTAATTTACCTGAGTATACAGAAACAATTACAACTTGTTCTATTACAGATTTTAAATTTGTTGAAGGACGTTTAATTATTGACTTTTCTAACGGAAGTGTTTACGAATACATCAGTGTTCCTAAAGCAACTTACGTGAAAATGGTAAATGCTGATTCTCCTGCAAGATTTGCAAAAAGACATATTTTAAATGCTTTTACTTGGAGAAAGAAAACAAACCAAGAATAG
- a CDS encoding DUF4369 domain-containing protein yields the protein MKKILFVLTASAAIISCSKVKDGEYLITGTATGIENGKTIILQGQDPATRMPVSLDTVKVENGKFEIKGKVTEPAFHTLILQGANGPIPFILETGEIKVAIDKDSIHKSKISGTYNNDEYVTFMEDMNKTQKSLIDFQKKNNDKMKQAQQAQDTATINGLMKQYMEIQKEVQEGSKKKYLAYAENHPKSFITALIIQSLLNDPTADMKKLEGLYNGLDESLKNTAPGKEIKTRFGQAKMPSVGATAPAVGSAK from the coding sequence ATGAAAAAAATACTTTTTGTACTTACAGCTTCTGCAGCTATCATTTCTTGCAGTAAAGTTAAAGATGGAGAATACCTTATTACTGGTACTGCTACAGGGATTGAAAATGGAAAAACGATTATCTTACAAGGTCAGGATCCTGCTACAAGAATGCCAGTTTCTCTTGATACAGTAAAAGTTGAAAACGGAAAATTTGAAATAAAAGGAAAAGTTACTGAACCAGCTTTCCACACATTAATATTACAAGGTGCTAATGGACCTATTCCATTTATCTTAGAAACTGGAGAAATTAAAGTTGCTATTGATAAAGATAGTATCCATAAGTCTAAAATCTCTGGAACTTACAACAATGATGAGTACGTAACTTTCATGGAAGATATGAACAAAACTCAAAAAAGCTTAATTGATTTCCAGAAAAAGAACAACGATAAAATGAAACAAGCTCAACAAGCTCAAGATACAGCAACTATCAATGGCTTGATGAAACAATACATGGAAATTCAAAAAGAAGTTCAAGAAGGAAGCAAAAAGAAATATTTAGCTTACGCTGAAAATCACCCAAAATCTTTCATAACAGCTTTAATTATTCAAAGTTTATTGAATGACCCAACAGCTGATATGAAAAAATTAGAAGGTCTTTACAATGGTTTAGATGAGTCTTTAAAAAATACTGCTCCAGGTAAAGAAATCAAAACTAGATTTGGTCAAGCAAAAATGCCATCAGTTGGTGCAACAGCTCCAGCGGTAGGCAGCGCTAAATGA
- a CDS encoding transposase, producing the protein MKTTRRTFTLGFKILAATMSIHCGRVCDVARELNISASTLQHWKKLYQEGGFTTKKTPAEITHKNELLKLRKQIKELEIERDILKKAQNIFSRSGGRNMNS; encoded by the coding sequence ATGAAAACTACAAGAAGAACCTTTACTTTGGGCTTCAAGATTCTGGCCGCCACCATGAGCATCCACTGCGGAAGGGTCTGTGACGTGGCAAGAGAGCTCAATATCAGCGCAAGCACACTGCAGCACTGGAAAAAGCTCTATCAGGAAGGCGGATTTACTACAAAAAAGACCCCAGCTGAAATAACCCATAAAAACGAGCTCTTGAAGCTACGGAAACAGATCAAAGAGCTGGAAATAGAAAGGGACATCCTAAAAAAGGCTCAAAATATCTTCTCCAGGAGCGGCGGGCGAAATATGAATTCATAA
- a CDS encoding IS3 family transposase, with protein sequence MKENSKIFPVEKMCRIFQIHKSSFFRWRKRTPTARSERKAHIITEIIKIYHWSQCRYGSPRIAKELDTIGIKVSRKFVGQVMKENHLRSIAKSKYKKTTSPSRINNAVENRLEQIFKAGRINEIWVSDMTYIETAEGWLYLTVVIDLFDRKVIGWSISETMRAKNTSIASLAKALLNRPLQHDQELLFHSDRGIQYTCSEFTALLSDTGQITQSMSRKGNCYDNAIAESFFKTLKVELVYQNKYKTKEKAEKSIADYIENFYNTCRRHSALGNLTIKEFQNQQSIK encoded by the coding sequence ATAAAGGAAAACTCGAAAATATTTCCCGTTGAGAAGATGTGCCGGATTTTTCAGATCCACAAAAGCAGTTTTTTCCGATGGCGAAAAAGAACACCAACCGCAAGGTCAGAACGAAAAGCCCACATCATAACCGAGATTATAAAAATCTACCACTGGAGCCAGTGCCGATACGGAAGCCCAAGAATTGCCAAAGAATTAGATACTATCGGGATAAAAGTCTCGAGAAAATTTGTCGGGCAGGTTATGAAGGAAAACCATCTAAGAAGCATTGCAAAGTCGAAATACAAAAAGACCACTAGCCCATCCCGCATTAATAATGCCGTCGAAAACAGATTGGAACAGATTTTTAAAGCAGGCAGAATAAATGAAATCTGGGTTTCAGATATGACCTACATCGAAACAGCAGAAGGCTGGCTGTATCTAACTGTTGTGATAGACCTTTTTGACCGCAAAGTGATCGGCTGGTCCATCAGTGAAACAATGAGAGCGAAAAATACCAGCATCGCTTCTTTAGCAAAAGCTCTTTTAAATCGTCCCCTTCAGCATGATCAGGAATTGCTGTTTCACTCTGATCGGGGGATACAATATACATGCAGTGAGTTTACTGCTTTATTATCAGATACCGGACAGATAACCCAGAGCATGAGCCGTAAGGGAAACTGTTATGATAACGCAATTGCAGAAAGCTTCTTCAAGACATTAAAGGTAGAACTGGTATACCAGAATAAATATAAGACAAAAGAGAAAGCTGAAAAATCCATAGCTGATTATATAGAAAACTTTTACAACACCTGCAGAAGACATTCTGCACTAGGAAACTTAACTATTAAAGAGTTTCAGAATCAGCAGTCAATTAAATAA